A genomic stretch from Telopea speciosissima isolate NSW1024214 ecotype Mountain lineage chromosome 7, Tspe_v1, whole genome shotgun sequence includes:
- the LOC122669614 gene encoding probable protein arginine N-methyltransferase 1, giving the protein MMEEDEVLDETTESSNLDDPISDEPDDTLIGGDKTSADYYFDSYSHFGIHEEMLKDTIRTKTYQNVIYQNIFLFRNKVVLDVGAGTGILSLFCAKAGAKHVYAVECSQMADMAKEIVEANGFSNVITVLKGKVEEIVLPVAQVDIIISEWMGYFLLFENMLNTVLYARDKWLINDGIVLPDRASLYLTAIEDAEYKEDKIEFWNNVYGFDMRCIKKQSMMEPLVDTIDQNQIVTNSQLLKTMDISKMAPGDASFTAPFKLVAERNDYIHALVAYFDVSFTKCHKFTGFSTGPRSRATHWKQTVLYLEDVLTVCEGEAVVGSMNVAPNKKNPRDVDIILKYSLNGQRCQVSRTQHFKMR; this is encoded by the exons ATGATGGAGGAAGACGAGGTCTTGGATGAGACGACTGAGAGTTCTAATCTCGATGATCCCATCTCTGATGAACCTGATGATACTCTCATTGGTGGCGACAAGACCAGCGCTGACTATTACTTTGATTCTTACTCTcactttg GTATTCATGAA GAAATGTTGAAGGATACAATCAGGACTAAGACATACCAAAACGTTATTTATCAAAATATTTTCCTCTTCAGGAACAAAGTGGTCCTTGATGTGGGAGCTGGGACTGGAATTTTGTCTCTGTTTTGTGCAAAAGCAGGGGCAAAGCATGTTTATGCG GTTGAATGCTCCCAAATGGCAGATATGGCAAAAGAGATTGTGGAAGCCAATGGATTTTCAAATG TTATAACAGTTTTGAAGGGAAAAGTTGAAGAGATTGTGCTGCCAGTTGCTCAAGTAGATATCATCATTTCGGAATGGATGGGGTATTTTCTGTTGTTTGAGAATATGTTAAATACAGTGCTGTATGCACGCGATAAATGGCTT ATTAATGATGGAATTGTGCTACCAGACAGAGCTTCTCTATATTTGACGGCCATCGAAGATGCTGAATACAAAGAAGACAAGATTGAAT TCTGGAATAATGTATATGGATTTGATATGCGCTGTATCAAGAAGCAATCCATGATGGAACCTCTAGTTGACACCATTGACCAGAACCAGATTGTTACAAACAGCCAGCTACTTAAG ACTATGGATATCTCTAAAATGGCTCCTGGGGATGCTTCCTTTACGGCACCCTTCAAGCTGGTGGCGGAACGCAATGATTACATCCATGCTCTGGTTGCATATTTTGATGTCTCATTTACGAAGTGTCACAAGTTTACTGGCTTCTCAACAG gGCCAAGATCAAGGGCCACCCATTGGAAACAAACAGTACTATATCTGGAAGATGTGCTAACCGTATGTGAAGGGGAGGCAGTGGTTGGGAGCATGAATGTGGCACCCAACAAGAAGAATCCCCGTGATGTAGACATAATACTCAAGTATTCATTGAATGGCCAGCGTTGCCAAGTCTCAAGAACACAACATTTTAAAATGCGTTGA
- the LOC122668748 gene encoding adenylate isopentenyltransferase 3, chloroplastic-like, producing the protein MDTRTNNLHHQQVKEKVIFVLGSTATGKSKLAIYLATKFQGEVINSDKIQVHKGLDIVTNKVTNQEMSGVEHHLIGIIDPEVDFTIADFCEKTLHAMSSILDRGNLPIIAGGSNRYIEALVDNETLIFRNKYECCFLWVHVSLPVLKKYIYERVDQMVQSGLVDEVREFFALDGDYSKGIQRSIGVPELDAYFRAEATGCEDKETVEKLFEEGIDLMKSNTYNLACRQFEKINCFRLEKGWNIHLLDATEVFLKRGFQREQEWRWRVAESSMNIVSSFLYGDKY; encoded by the coding sequence ATGGATACCAGAACTAACAACCTCCATCATCAGCAAGTGAAAGAAAAAGTCATTTTTGTGTTGGGGTCCACAGCAACCGGAAAATCCAAATTAGCCATATATCTTGCAACTAAATTCCAAGGAGAGGTAATCAACTCCGATAAAATTCAAGTCCATAAGGGTTTGGATATTGTAACGAACAAAGTCACCAATCAGGAGATGAGTGGTGTGGAACACCACTTAATAGGAATCATAGATCCTGAAGTGGATTTCACCATAGCAGATTTTTGTGAAAAAACTTTACATGCTATGAGTTCCATCTTAGATCGGGGAAATCTCCCAATCATAGCCGGTGGCTCCAATAGATATATAGAGGCACTTGTTGACAATGAAACCCTAATATTCAGAAACAAGTACGAGTGTTGCTTTCTTTGGGTTCATGTCTCCCTCCCTGTCTTGAAGAAATATATTTATGAGCGTGTAGATCAGATGGTCCAATCTGGTTTAGTCGATGAAGTCCGTGAATTTTTCGCACTGGATGGAGACTACTCAAAAGGTATTCAAAGATCTATCGGAGTCCCGGAACTTGATGCATACTTCAGAGCAGAAGCCACCGGATGTGAAGACAAAGAGACAGTAGAGAAACTATTTGAAGAAGGAATCGATCTGATGAAGTCTAATACATATAACTTGGCTTGTCGCCAATTTGAGAAGATAAATTGCTTTAGGCTTGAGAAGGGATGGAATATTCACCTCTTAGATGCCACTGAGGTATTCCTTAAGCGTGGTTTCCAACGCGAGCAAGAATGGCGGTGGCGAGTGGCTGAGTCGAGTATGAATATCGTGAGCAGCTTTCTCTATGGAGATAAATATTAA
- the LOC122668749 gene encoding adenylate isopentenyltransferase 3, chloroplastic-like, whose translation MKMDTRNNLHQQVKEKVLFVLGSTATGKSKLAIYLATKFQGEVINSDKIQVHKGLDIVTNKVTDEEMCGVPHHLLGIIDPEVDFTITDFCEKTLHAMNSILDRGNLPIIAGGSNRYIEALVDNETLSFRNKYDCCFLWLHVSLPVLKKYIYERVDQMVQSGLIDEVRDFFTLDGDYSKGIRRSIGVQELDAYYRAEAAGCEDKEKLEKLFEEGIDTMKSNTYDLAYRQFEKINQLKLEKGWNIHLLDSTEVFLKRGFQREQEWRWGVAEPSMNIVSNFLYGDKY comes from the coding sequence ATGAAGATGGATACTAGAAATAACCTCCATCAACAAGTGAAAGAAAAAGTTCTTTTCGTGTTGGGGTCCACAGCAACCGGAAAATCCAAATTAGCCATATATCTTGCAACTAAATTCCAAGGAGAGGTAATCAACTCCGATAAAATTCAAGTCCATAAGGGTTTGGATATTGTAACAAATAAAGTCACCGATGAGGAGATGTGTGGTGTTCCACACCACCTATTAGGAATCATAGATCCTGAAGTGGATTTCACCATAACAGATTTTTGTGAAAAAACTTTACATGCTATGAATTCCATCTTAGATCGGGGAAATCTCCCAATCATAGCTGGTGGTTCCAACAGATACATAGAGGCGCTGGTAGACAATGAAACTCTAAGTTTCAGAAACAAGTATGATTGTTGTTTTCTTTGGCTTCATGTCTCCCTCCCTGTCCTAAAGAAATATATTTACGAGCGTGTAGATCAGATGGTCCAATCTGGTTTAATCGATGAAGTCCGTGATTTTTTCACACTGGATGGAGACTACTCCAAGGGCATTCGACGATCTATCGGAGTCCAGGAACTTGATGCATATTACAGAGCAGAAGCCGCCGGTTGTGAAGACAAAGAGAAACTTGAGAAACTGTTCGAAGAAGGAATTGATACGATGAAGTCTAATACATATGACTTGGCTTATCGTCAATTTGAGAAGATCAATCAGTTGAAGCTTGAGAAGGGATGGAATATTCACCTCTTAGATTCCACTGAGGTATTCCTTAAGCGTGGTTTCCAACGTGAGCAAGAATGGCGGTGGGGAGTGGCTGAGCCGAGTATGAATATCGTGAGCAACTTTCTCTATGGAGATAAATATTAa